One Dreissena polymorpha isolate Duluth1 chromosome 9, UMN_Dpol_1.0, whole genome shotgun sequence genomic window carries:
- the LOC127844831 gene encoding uncharacterized protein LOC127844831, whose product MAESGTRPDEPERFPRQGNMSSKQDLIQWENTSVETCTILSWLGYGQEIIQARRDAYREIGKLLTARVCGEATLIITGSKGEGLSSYLESDLDQMAVNNRVFCLEDDVKSSAFPGEITVLRSLSRRSYHGHCRLLLERLDTTIHSYVHGAFCDDGYGRELLSSDLYVNNWSNEDLTEGEVQHERAGPSIPSSMSGLMHSDHVHALHYYCPNILSKWAARPRHWPPPEAVQRVVSLGAFLTPVGFKGSEYQHVEWRVCFNAGEIELISNLSDIQTKLYVLLKMIKNDVLHPRKKEVSSYTLKNIVLWMAENNPQA is encoded by the coding sequence ATTCAGTGGGAAAATACCTCCGTTGAGACATGCACTATACTGAGCTGGCTCGGTTACGGACAGGAGATCATACAGGCTCGGAGAGACGCATATCGGGAGATTGGCAAGCTGTTAACTGCACGGGTATGTGGAGAGGCAACGTTAATTATTACGGGTAGCAAAGGTGAGGGGCTGAGCAGCTACTTGGAAAGTGATTTGGATCAAATGGCTGTAAATAATAGAGTATTCTGTTTAGAAGATGATGTAAAGTCAAGTGCCTTTCCTGGGGAGATAACCGTGTTGAGATCACTCAGCCGCAGGAGTTACCATGGTCACTGTAGACTGCTACTGGAGAGACTCGATACAACAATTCACAGTTACGTACATGGTGCGTTTTGTGATGACGGATATGGTCGCGAACTTTTGAGCAGTGACTTGTATGTTAATAACTGGTCGAACGAAGACTTGACTGAGGGCGAGGTGCAGCATGAGCGTGCGGGACCGTCAATTCCGAGTTCAATGAGTGGACTCATGCACAGTGAccatgtacatgcattacattaCTACTGCCCCAACATTCTGTCAAAATGGGCCGCAAGACCTCGCCACTGGCCGCCACCGGAAGCCGTTCAGAGGGTCGTATCACTTGGGGCATTTCTTACGCCTGTTGGATTTAAAGGAAGtgaatatcaacatgttgaatggagaGTGTGTTTTAACGCCGGTGAGATCGAACTAATTAGCAATCTTAGCGACATTCAaactaaattgtatgttttattgaaaatgataaagaacGATGTATTACATCCACGTAAGAAAGAAGTTTCATCgtacacattgaaaaacatcgttttatggatggcggaaaataatcctcaagcctag